From a single Rutidosis leptorrhynchoides isolate AG116_Rl617_1_P2 chromosome 5, CSIRO_AGI_Rlap_v1, whole genome shotgun sequence genomic region:
- the LOC139848555 gene encoding serine/threonine protein phosphatase 2A 57 kDa regulatory subunit B' kappa isoform-like, with translation MAVQRNSPITTPKPPAGKSMTLQVLFSLDSEGCTTKNDDKKTQSLDSKNDEMHSIIVYCTQSRLDDQEYALKRLKLTQLLSMIKTSITPISDETLKLLFKMVASNLFRPLPLPAPAGSSIISPEDDDVITTHSTAWPHIQIVYDILLRMITKQDVKSLRGDLNCESKVQNKGPPLGEQFINRNFIINLLTLFNSEDSRERDAVKNIVHRIYSKITSYRSFMRKAMTEVLLHFIYETDHRQNGIGEILEIWGSIINGFTIPLKDEHKVFLTKVLIPLHKPKIMTVYHRQLAYCVSQFVQKEAELGGVVIGKILRYWPVSNSQKEVLLIGELEEIVEYIDHRQYLNVAISLWTQITKCIKSNNSQVAERALYVWNNEQFVKVVSQDIEKVFPVLVEALEKNLKRHWSKNVQQLTQNVKLLLQELEPVLYNTCLEGIAKREFMARLKEFARRKRWERIELLAAVNKCVTP, from the exons ATGGCGGTTCAACGAAACAGCCCCATAACCACCCCAAAACCGCCAGCCGGAAAATCAATGACACTTCAAGTCCTCTTCAGTCTCGATTCAGAAGGTTGTACTACTAAAAACGACGATAAAAAGACTCAATCTTTGGACTCCAAGAACGATGAAATGCATTCGATAATTGTTTATTGCACTCAATCGCGTTTGGATGATCAAGAATATGCTTTGAAACGACTCAAACTTACTCAACTTTTATCAATGATCAAAACTTCAATAACTCCGATTTCTGATGAAACCCTAAAACTATTGTTTAAGATGGTGGCTTCTAATCTCTTTCGTCCACTTCCATTACCAGCTCCAGCCGGGAGCTCAATAATCTCCCCGGAAGATGATGATGTCATCACTACACATTCTACCGCTTGGCCACACATACAAATCGTCTACGATATTCTCCTTCGCATGATAACCAAACAAGACGTTAAATCCCTTCGAGGAGATTTAAATTGCGAATCCAAAGTTCAAAACAAAGGTCCGCCTTTAGGAGAGCAGTTCATCAATCGAAACTTCATTATAAACCTTCTTACTCTCTTCAACTCTGAGGACTCGCGTGAACGTGACGCAGTGAAAAACATCGTTCATCGAATATACTCAAAGATCACATCCTATCGATCCTTCATGCGCAAAGCCATGACCGAAGTTTTGTTACATTTTATCTACGAAACTGATCATAGACAAAATGGGATAGGAGAGATACTAGAGATATGGGGAAGTATAATCAATGGGTTCACAATTCCATTAAAAGATGAACACAAGGTTTTTTTAACTAAGGTTTTAATACCATTGCATAAACCAAAGATCATGACGGTTTATCATCGACAATTAGCGTATTGTGTCTCGCAATTTGTACAAAAAGAGGCTGAGCTTGGTGGCGTTGTGATCGGAAAGATTTTGAGGTATTGGCCGGTATCAAACTCTCAAAAAGAAGTGTTGTTGATCGGAGAATTAGAAGAGATCGTTGAGTATATTGATCATAGGCAGTATTTGAATGTTGCTATTTCTTTGTGGACTCAAATAACAAAGTGCATCAAGAGTAACAATTCACAG GTAGCCGAGCGGGCGCTATATGTTTGGAACAATGAGCAATTTGTGAAGGTAGTGTCACAAGACATTGAGAAGGTGTTCCCGGTTCTAGTTGAAGCCCTGGAAAAAAACCTTAAACGGCATTGGAGTAAAAATGTACAACAACTGACACAAAATGTGAAGCTCTTGCTTCAAGAACTTGAGCCCGTTCTCTATAACACGTGCCTTGAAGGGATCGCTAAACGTGAATTCATGGCTCGATTAAAAGAATTCGCTAGGAGAAAGAGATGGGAGAGGATTGAATTGTTAGCAGCAGTCAATAAATGTGTTACTCCATAA
- the LOC139846578 gene encoding uncharacterized protein — protein sequence MADWGPVLVAVVLFVLLTPGLLLQLPGRNRTIEFSKMHTSVQSIIVHAVIYFAVLTIFLIPIGVHVYAG from the coding sequence ATGGCGGATTGGGGACCAGTGTTAGTAGCAGTGGTGCTATTTGTGCTGTTAACACCGGGACTTTTGTTACAGTTACCCGGTCGCAACAGGACGATTGAATTCAGTAAGATGCATACAAGTGTTCAATCGATTATTGTTCACGCCGTTATCTATTTCGCTGTTCTTACCATCTTTCTTATTCCGATCGGCGTTCATGTTTACGCCGGCTAG